The following is a genomic window from Brevibacterium limosum.
AAGACGAGCACGATGACCAGGACGTAGAACGGGAAGGCCGAGACGATATCGGCCAGGCGCATGATGACGATGTCGACCCATCGGCCGAAGTACCCGGCCAGCGAACCGAGGACGGTGCCGAGGAGGAAGGGCACGATGACGGCGACGACGGCGACGATGAGGTCGACGCGTCCGCCGTGGAGGAAGCGGGAGAGGACGTCACGGCCGAGCTGATCCGTGCCCAGCGGGTGCGCGACCGAGGACGGAGCGAAGGTGTTGAGCAGGTCCTGCCGGTTGGGATCATCGGTGACGAAGAGCGGTCCGATGGCGAGCAGCAGCACCATCGCACCGAGGATGACCGCACCGATCCACAGCTGCAGATTGTGCCGCCGCAGGAACGCCGGCAGGGGAAGCGAGAACCGCGCGGTCGGCGTCGCCCGGGACGCCGTGCCGCCGCGAGTCCGCGGTGGCTTGCCGCCCGGACCACCGGGGCCGGCCGTCGCTGGGGAGGTCATCGGTTCGGTCATCAGGCCCCCAGACGCACGCGCGGATCGACGAGGCTGTAGACGACGTCGGTGAGCAGGTAGACGAGGACGACGAGGACACCGAAGATCACGGTCAGGGCCTGCACGACGTCGTAGTCGCGGGCGAGGACGGCTTCCATGAGGAGTGAGCCGACTCCGGGTATCGCGAAGACGTTCTCGACGACGAGCGCACCGCCGACGAGGTGGCCGACCTGGATGCCGAGGATCGAAACACCCGTGATTCCGGCATTGCGGAATGCGTAGTCGATCACGGTCCGCTTCCTGCTCAGTCCCTTCGACAGGGCGAAGTTCGTGTACTCGGCCGACATCGAATCGTTCAGTGCCGCCGTGAGGCTGCGGATGAGCACGGGGCAGATCGTCAGCGCCACAGCAAGTCCGGGCAGGACGAGGGAGTAGAGGTGCTCACCGAAGTTGCTGCCGTAGCCGCCGACCGGGAAGATTCCCAGGTTCACGCCGAGGACGAGGATGAGCAGAGTGCCGACGAAGAACGCCGGCATGCCTTGTACGGTGGCGGCGAAGACCCTCGACACGATCGCCGAGGCGGCAGATCGCTTCGCGGCCACCCACAGTGACAGCGGGACGGAGATGACGACAGCGAACACCAGAGACACGAGCATGAGCAGCAGCGTCGCCGGCATCCGCAGCTTCAGCAGCTCGAGCACCGAGGTCTGGAAGATGAACGACTGCCCGAAGTCACCGACGAGAAGGCCCGCAAGGAACTGGAGATACTGGATGATCATCGGTTCGTCGAGGCCCCAGGCCCGACGAAGCTGAGCGACGTTCTCCGGAGTGGCTTTATCGCCGAGATAGGCGGCGGCGGGATCGCCCGGTGCCAGCTTCATGAGGATGAAGGACAGCGTGGCGACACCGAGCACGATCGGAATCATCAGCAGCACACGCCGGAGGATGTACTTGCCCACACCCACCCCTTCGCAGTGTGACCGGGATTACACCTGTCAGTCTATTCGCACCACGCCTTGCCTCTGCGATCCGGGATGCGGCGTGTCGGTCCCTACCGTGAGGCGATCGCGGTGACGATCGTCTGGATCTGAGGGATCAGCTCGTCGAGTGCGCGCCCCTGGCTGTGCAGCCACTGATCGATCTGTGCGGCGGACAGAACTGCCATGACCGCCTCGGCACGGGTTCGGATCAGATCGGGCTCGGGTGCGTTCGCGTCCGACGGCTCGGGGGCCCCGGTCGTCCAGGTGTCGGTGATGAGGATCTCGACGTGGCGCCGCCAGAAGGGGTAGGTCTCTCGGTCGAAGCGTCCTTTCGGGGAGCTGCTTTCGGTGAGGAGCACGAGGTCGAGATTGCGCGCGATGTGGTTGAGGTAGGCGGCGACGAATGCTCGGAGGCGCTCGCCTCCTGAGGCGCCGGGCCCCAGCGGGGGCGGCCCCTGCAGCATTCTGGCGTGCATGTCCCTGACGCGGTCATCGAGCAAGGCGGAGGCGATCCCCGCCTTGTCGGTGAAATTGCGGTAGAGAGTGCCTTTGCCGACCCCGGCACTCCGGGCGAGTTCGTCCATCGTCAGCCCGTCCACTCCGTATTCGACGAGGATGTCAGCGGCCGCATCGAGGACCTTCCGCCGATTTCTCTGCGCATCGGCGCGCAGAGGCGCCTGTGAGGGGACCAGGGGGAGAACCTTCTCGTCCCCTCTTCCATAAGCGGACTGCGGTCCGGTAATCTCTTCCATATCCGGACTATAGTCCGCATCGATCTCGACTTCGAGGAGGCAGCAATGACATCGATCATCGTCAACGAACACGGGGGACCCGAACAATACGTGGTCACCGCTGATGACTCCAGCGCATCCGCCGCGCCCGCCGAGGGTCAGCTGCAGGTCAGTCTGAGCAAGTCGGGAGTGAACTTCCTCGACGTCGTCCAGCGACGTGCCGCCCTGCCTACCCCCTTCCGCGCGGGAGTCGAAGGGGTCGGCACGGTCACCGCCGTCGGTGACGGAGTCGACGGCTTCTCCATCGGCGATCGCGTCGGCTGGATGGCAGGCGGTCAGGGAAGCTTCTCAGCGACCGCGCTCGTCAATGCCGACAAGGCAGTGCCGCTGCCGGATGACATCGATGACGAGACCGCTGTTGCCGCCCTCATGCAGGGCATCACCGCCCACTACCTGACCACGGACACCTACTCGGTCTCATCCGGCGACGTCGTCCTCATCCACGCGGCCGCCGGTGGACTCGGTCAGCTGCTCACCCAGATTGCGGTGCTCAAGGGAGCCACAGTGATCGGCACGACCTCCTCCGAGGCCAAAGCGGAGATCGCCCGGAAGAACGGCGCCGCCCATATCTTCGGCTACGAGGACTTCGCCGAGAGGACCCGCGCAGTCACCGACGGCCGGGGCGCCTCGGTCGTGTACGACGGGGTCGGCAAGACCACCTTCGACGGCGACCTCGAAGCCGTTGCCACCCGCGGCACCATCGTCGTCGTCGGCAACGCCAGCGGACCGGTCGATCCGGTCGACGTCAATACCCTCAACACCTCGGGCTCGCTTTTCCTCACCCGTCCCACCGTCGCCGACCATGTCCGGACCCCTGAAGAGCTCCGCACTCACACGGACGAGATCTTCGGCTGGATCCGCAGCGGAGACCTCAAGATCGATATCGGCGACCGGTTCCCCATCACCGAGGTGGCCGCCGCGTTCACAGCGCTCGAGTCCCGGGCGACGACCGGAAAGATCATCCTCGAGCACTGATCGGCGAGGAACGGAGGCTCACCGCAGCACGAACCCGGGCACGAGGTCATCGAGCGGGTCGATTTCGAAGGTCGAGGTTGCCACGCGGTGGGCACTGCCGCTGATGACCGGAACGACGCCGTCAGCGGTCTCCTCGAGCACTCTCGCCCGAAAACGCGTGCCGACGATCGACTCATGGATCAGCGTCTGTCCCGATCGAAGCTCACCGGTGGCATGGAGAGCGGCCACTCGAGCCGCCGTTCCCGAACCACAGGGTGAGCGGTCGACCTGACCGTCGGCGAAGACTGTGACATTGCGCTGATGCAGCGCCCCGCCGGGCATGGTCCCGAATCGGTCGACGAAGATCGTGCCATAGACGCCGGAGAGGCGGTCGTCCTCGGGGTGGACGGTGTGCGGATTCTCGGCGAGACCCGCCTTGATCTCCCTGCCGACGGCGATGAGCGCGGTGAGATTCTCGGGAACGACCTGCCGACCGGGGGCACCGAACCGGGTCGCGTCGACTGCGGCGGCGTCGAACTCCGCGGTATCGACGATCGCGTAGATCGCCCCACCCCACGCGAGGTCGACCGATACCGGTCCCCAGCTAGTGGGCACTGTGATCCCCGAGGAGACGAGTCGACTGGGCACATTGACGAAATCCACCGAGGTGGCCCGCCCATCGGCATCCGTGTGCACCTGCGCACGCACCCGACCCGAGGGCACGTCGATCGTGACCTCGGTGATCCCGGACGGATCGACGGCGACGATTCCCGACGCCACAGCCCACGCCCCGAGCGCCATGGTCCCGTGCCCACAGGCGGTGGAGAAGCCATCCTTGTGCCAGCACAGCACCCCGAAATCGGCCCCGTCGTCATCGGGGGCGGTGATGAAGCCGCCGTACATGTCCGCATGGCCGCGCGGTTCGAAGCACAGCAGCCTGCGCAGATCATCGACCGCCGAGCCCGGCACGGCCAGTGCCCGACGCTCGGTCACGTTCGTGCCGGGGATGTCCACGGGCGGTTCGGCCACGATCCGGAACGGTTCGCCGGCAGTGTGGAAGTCGATGCTCGTGCAGATCGTGCTCACAGACCCATGCCCACTCTCAATCCTTCCAACACCGCCGCATGCACATTGCGGGAGGCGACAGCGTCACCGATCCGGTACAGCGCGAACTTCGGCCCCGCCTCGGCGTCGGTGGATGTGCTCACCGGGTCGGCACCGGAATCCGGCTGCGGCCGTCCCCGGACCCACGCCTCGAGATCCGTCGCCCCGTGGTTCGACGACTGCGATTTGAGCTCGAAGTAGACCTCATCGTTTGGGGTCGTCCCGAAATCGACGACCACGGCATCGGTGACGACCTCGGTCTCCCGATCCGAATAGTCGTTGCGCAGCATCGCCACGATCTCCTTCCCCTCGATTCGCGGCTTCTCCGTCAGGCGCTCGCCGAGGCGGACCTCGACCCCGAATTCGGAGAACGCCTGCAGATAGGCGGGGGAGTTCATCGATCCCACGTCGATGCCGATCGTGCGTTCGGGGCTGACATAGGTGACCTGCTGGCCGCCCCGAGCCAGACGTTCGACGGCGTCGAGGGCGGGGTAGAACCCATGATCGTCGAAGACGAGCACCCGCTGCTTCGACTTGAGCCGGTCGTCCATGACGTCCCAGACGTCGAAGCTCGGGCCCTGCTCACGGAAGGGATACCCGGCGTCGGGGACTCCTCCGGTGGCGACGATGACGACGCCGGGGTCGAGCGCGAGGATGTCGTCCGCCTCGGCGAAGGTGTTCAGGCGCAGATCGACACCGTGCTTCCTGCACTGCTGGACGCGCCAGTCGATGATGCCGATGAGATCGCGGCGGCGCTGCGAGCGGGCGGCGAGGCGGACCTGCCCTCCGGGGGCGTCCTCGGCCTCGAGCAGGGTCACCCGGTGCCCGCGCACGGCGGCGACGCGGGCGGCTTCGAGCCCGGCGGGACCGGCACCGATGATGACGACATGCTTGGGTCCGGTCTCGACGTCGTGGGGGATCTCCTGGGGCAGGTCGGCCTCCCGGCCGCTGGCCGGGTTGTGGATGCAGGTCGCCGCTCCCGAGGTGTAGATGGAGTCGAGGCACATGTTCGCACCCACGCAGGGCCGGATGTCGTCCTCGCGCTTCTCCTCGATCTTCTTCACCAGATACGGATCGGCCAGTTGTGCTCGGGTCATGCCGACGAGGTCGAGGCAGCCGTCCTCGATCGCGAAGCGGGCGGTCGGAGCATCAGCGATGCGCGCGGCGTGGAGAACGGGGAGATCGATGGCCTCACGGATGCGTCGGCAGGTCTCGAGCCAAGGTGCCGAGGGTGTGCCCATGCCCGGGATCGCCTCGGCGAGTTCCCGATCAGAGCTGATCGTCCCGACATTGAGGTTGAGGAAGTCGATGCCGTGGGCCGCATATTCCGTGAGTGCCTCGATGGCCTGCTCCTCGGACGTGCCTTCGGCGACCTGCTCGAGCACTGACATGCGCACGCCCAGCGCCATTCCGGTGGACTCCCTGCGCATCGCGTCGATGATTCGCAGTGGGAAACGCAGGCGGGCTGAGAGATCTCCGTTGTACTCGTCGTCCCGGTCGTTGAACCGGGAAGCGAAGAAATAGTCGATGAGGTGCCCGGTGTGGAGAAACTCGAGCCCGTCGAAGCCGGCCGCCTTCACGCGCGCCGTGGCCGCGGCGAAGTCGTCGACGACCCGCTCGATGTCGAAGTCCTCCATCGCCTTCGTGAACGAACGATGAGTCGGCTCGCGATGGCGGCCGGCTGAGATCAGCGGCAGCCAGTCGGCAGTGAAGTTCGAGTTCCGCGGCCCCAGATGCGTGAGCTGGATCATCACCGCAGTGCCCTCGGCGTGGCAGTCCTCGGCGATCGCGGCCAGCCACGGAATGACCTCGTCGGTGGAGAGATCGACGTTGCCGAAGGCGGCGGGGGAGTCCTTGGAGACTGTTGCCGAACCTGCGGTCATCGTCAGGCCGACTCCACCGCGTGCCTTCTCCCGATGGTAGAGGCGGTAGCGGTCCTTGGGCATGCCGAGTTCTGTGTAGGCGGGTTCGTGCGCCGTGGATACGATGCGGTTCCTCAGCTGTACGGGGCCCAGCGTGAACGGTCGGAGCAGTGGGTCGGTGGATGTGTCGGCCGCGGACGTGGTCGGTGCAGATGTGCCGGGTGCGGGTTCGGCAGTCATGGGTTCCTCCTTCGTTGCAGGAACGTCATTGTGGGAACGACTCCGGTAAGGAGTCGAGGTGGGTAATCGATTACCGACTACCTACGTCAATGGTGCGATCTCGCGGATATGCTGTCAATAGTCGGCGAGCAGATCGGGGCTCAGAGATCGAGCCGGCGGGCCGACGGCGATTCGAAGGGGTGTGTGAGATGGAGCGAGTGAGACCGCAGGCCGAAT
Proteins encoded in this region:
- a CDS encoding ABC transporter permease: MTEPMTSPATAGPGGPGGKPPRTRGGTASRATPTARFSLPLPAFLRRHNLQLWIGAVILGAMVLLLAIGPLFVTDDPNRQDLLNTFAPSSVAHPLGTDQLGRDVLSRFLHGGRVDLIVAVVAVIVPFLLGTVLGSLAGYFGRWVDIVIMRLADIVSAFPFYVLVIVLVFVMGNGMGSIFVAISAVSWVAYARIVRGEVLVLREQEFISACRASGLSTPRILSRHIIPNTVSQGVIYAMSDIVLNIGVVVTLSYFGMGIVPPTADWGQMMNDGQQYMGTGNYGLILWPGFAVVIVSFALALIGDGLTNTLKPKR
- a CDS encoding ABC transporter permease; amino-acid sequence: MGKYILRRVLLMIPIVLGVATLSFILMKLAPGDPAAAYLGDKATPENVAQLRRAWGLDEPMIIQYLQFLAGLLVGDFGQSFIFQTSVLELLKLRMPATLLLMLVSLVFAVVISVPLSLWVAAKRSAASAIVSRVFAATVQGMPAFFVGTLLILVLGVNLGIFPVGGYGSNFGEHLYSLVLPGLAVALTICPVLIRSLTAALNDSMSAEYTNFALSKGLSRKRTVIDYAFRNAGITGVSILGIQVGHLVGGALVVENVFAIPGVGSLLMEAVLARDYDVVQALTVIFGVLVVLVYLLTDVVYSLVDPRVRLGA
- a CDS encoding TetR/AcrR family transcriptional regulator produces the protein MEEITGPQSAYGRGDEKVLPLVPSQAPLRADAQRNRRKVLDAAADILVEYGVDGLTMDELARSAGVGKGTLYRNFTDKAGIASALLDDRVRDMHARMLQGPPPLGPGASGGERLRAFVAAYLNHIARNLDLVLLTESSSPKGRFDRETYPFWRRHVEILITDTWTTGAPEPSDANAPEPDLIRTRAEAVMAVLSAAQIDQWLHSQGRALDELIPQIQTIVTAIASR
- a CDS encoding quinone oxidoreductase family protein; the encoded protein is MTSIIVNEHGGPEQYVVTADDSSASAAPAEGQLQVSLSKSGVNFLDVVQRRAALPTPFRAGVEGVGTVTAVGDGVDGFSIGDRVGWMAGGQGSFSATALVNADKAVPLPDDIDDETAVAALMQGITAHYLTTDTYSVSSGDVVLIHAAAGGLGQLLTQIAVLKGATVIGTTSSEAKAEIARKNGAAHIFGYEDFAERTRAVTDGRGASVVYDGVGKTTFDGDLEAVATRGTIVVVGNASGPVDPVDVNTLNTSGSLFLTRPTVADHVRTPEELRTHTDEIFGWIRSGDLKIDIGDRFPITEVAAAFTALESRATTGKIILEH
- a CDS encoding proline racemase family protein is translated as MSTICTSIDFHTAGEPFRIVAEPPVDIPGTNVTERRALAVPGSAVDDLRRLLCFEPRGHADMYGGFITAPDDDGADFGVLCWHKDGFSTACGHGTMALGAWAVASGIVAVDPSGITEVTIDVPSGRVRAQVHTDADGRATSVDFVNVPSRLVSSGITVPTSWGPVSVDLAWGGAIYAIVDTAEFDAAAVDATRFGAPGRQVVPENLTALIAVGREIKAGLAENPHTVHPEDDRLSGVYGTIFVDRFGTMPGGALHQRNVTVFADGQVDRSPCGSGTAARVAALHATGELRSGQTLIHESIVGTRFRARVLEETADGVVPVISGSAHRVATSTFEIDPLDDLVPGFVLR
- a CDS encoding oxidoreductase, whose amino-acid sequence is MTAEPAPGTSAPTTSAADTSTDPLLRPFTLGPVQLRNRIVSTAHEPAYTELGMPKDRYRLYHREKARGGVGLTMTAGSATVSKDSPAAFGNVDLSTDEVIPWLAAIAEDCHAEGTAVMIQLTHLGPRNSNFTADWLPLISAGRHREPTHRSFTKAMEDFDIERVVDDFAAATARVKAAGFDGLEFLHTGHLIDYFFASRFNDRDDEYNGDLSARLRFPLRIIDAMRRESTGMALGVRMSVLEQVAEGTSEEQAIEALTEYAAHGIDFLNLNVGTISSDRELAEAIPGMGTPSAPWLETCRRIREAIDLPVLHAARIADAPTARFAIEDGCLDLVGMTRAQLADPYLVKKIEEKREDDIRPCVGANMCLDSIYTSGAATCIHNPASGREADLPQEIPHDVETGPKHVVIIGAGPAGLEAARVAAVRGHRVTLLEAEDAPGGQVRLAARSQRRRDLIGIIDWRVQQCRKHGVDLRLNTFAEADDILALDPGVVIVATGGVPDAGYPFREQGPSFDVWDVMDDRLKSKQRVLVFDDHGFYPALDAVERLARGGQQVTYVSPERTIGIDVGSMNSPAYLQAFSEFGVEVRLGERLTEKPRIEGKEIVAMLRNDYSDRETEVVTDAVVVDFGTTPNDEVYFELKSQSSNHGATDLEAWVRGRPQPDSGADPVSTSTDAEAGPKFALYRIGDAVASRNVHAAVLEGLRVGMGL